Within Pseudomonas brassicacearum, the genomic segment CGCGCTGGCCCTGGGCGAGGCTCAAGACCACCGCCAGTTGATCGATGATGACCTTGCGCGGCTGGCCGAAACCGAGCACCGCCAGGGTGTCGGCGATCTGCCGCAGCGGCGCCAACAGGCTTTCCAGCTCCGAGGCGTGCTGGCGATCGCTGCGCACGAACAGGTCCAGGCGCTCCTTGACCCGTACCAACTCCTCGCACAGCGCGGCAAGCACCGAGCGCATGGCATCGCGGTCGGGCCCGGCCAGGCGCGCGCGTTCTTCGTCGACCATGGCGCTGTCGGGCAGCGCGTCGTCCAGTGAGTAGCGTTCTTTCATGATCTGCATCTGCCCGCTGGGGTGTTCGGCCTTGGCAATATAGAACAACAAACTCTTGAGCAAGTGGGGCGGTGCCGGCTGATTGATGCCTGGCATGCTTTGGTCCAGCAGGCGCTTGAGTTCCTTGTCGGCTTCCTTGAACAGGCTGCGCAGCGCCGGGCTGTTGGCGATGCGCCCGTCACGCATGCCTTCGACCAGCGCCGAAGCCACCTGCCACAAGGCATTGAGGGGCGCATCGGCACACAGGGTTTCCAGGCGATGGAAGACCTTGGCCAGGTAACCGAGGTAGGTCGCGTCATCCTGTTCGCGCAACAGGCCCACCAGGGCCATTTGCAGGGTCTGGCGACATTTGCGCAAGGTGTTTGGCAGGTCAGCGGGTTCCAGGCGCTGCAAGGCCTCGTCGCTGAGCGGCGCAATATCGGGCAACTCGGGGCTGAACAGGCTGGTTTCCGACAACAGGCTCTCGCCCCGGGCACTGCGCAGGTCGTTGATCAAGGGCAACACCACCAGCGGCAGGTCGCGACGGGCACCTTGTACGCGATCCAGGTAGATCGGCAACTGCCCCAGGGCCTGGCTCAACAGGCTGATGGCTTCGTCGCGATGGGTGACGCGGTTGTCCTGCAGGGCGGCGCACAGCTGCTCCATCTCCTCGGCCAGCAACGCCGCACCGTAGAACTCGACCATCTGCAGGCCGCCGTGGACCTGGTGAATGCACGCCAGGCATTGCCCGAGGGCATCCGACGCCTGCGGATCGTCCACCAGGCGGTTGAGGGCCAGGTGCGCCTGCTTCAGCGTTTCGGCAATCTCGCCCTTGACCCATTCCAGGGCCACATAGTCGTGCCGATCACCCATAACCACTCCAATCAGGAGAACACAACACGCCTGCGGGGAAGGGATTTACCTGTGGGAGCAAAGCTTGCTCGCGATGCAAACACCTCGGTTCCCGAAGAACCGCGTTATCTTCATCGCGGGCAAGCCTTGCTCCCACAGAAACCTCCTCGCCACAAAAAGCCTTTTCCAACGGATGGATCCGGTTGGTCACCCTTTTTCCTCATCGCCAGCCGCTGCCGTCGGCAACGTGAACCCCGACACCGAACGACGCAGCTGGCTGGCCATTTTCGCCAGGTTGCCGATGCTCTCGGCAGTGGCGGTGGAACCGGACGAAGTCTGCGAAGTGATCTGCTGGATCACGTTCATGGTCAAGGAAATCTGCCCCGCCGAGGTGGTCTGTTGCTGCGCCGCGTTGGAAATGCTCTGGATGAGCGCCGCCAAGGTCTTGGACACACCTTCGATTTCTTCCAGGGCGACGCCGGCGTCCTGGGCCAGTCGCGCACCGCGCACCACTTCGGTGGTGGTCTGCTCCATGGAAATCACCGCCTCGTTGGTGTCAGCCTGGATCGCCCGCACCAGGGTCTCGATTTGCCGCGTCGCCGCCGAAGAGCGCTCGGCCAGGCGCTGCACTTCATCGGCCACCACCGCGAACCCGCGCCCGGCATCCCCGGCCATGGACGCCTGGATGGCGGCGTTGAGGGCCAGGATGTTGGTCTGGTCGGCGATGTCGTCGATCAGGCTGACAATGTCGCCGATTTCCTGGGATGACTCACCCAGGCGCTTGATGCGCTTGGCGGTGTCCTGAATCTGCTCGCGAATGTTATCCATGCCATGAATGGTGTTGTGCACCACCTCATTACCCTTGTTGGCAATCTCCACCGACCGCTCGGCCACCGCCGACGACTCGGCGGCATTGGCCGACACCTGGTCGATGGACTGGGCCATTTCATTAATTGAAGTCGAAGCTTCGGAGATTTGCTGGGCCTGGTGCTCGGAAGCCTGGGCCAGGTGCATCGCCGTGGCCTGGGTTTCCTGCACGGCAGCCGCGACCTGGCCGGCGGTGAGGTTGATGGTCGCCACCAGATCGCGCAGTTGATCCACCGAGTAATTGATGGAGTCGGCGATGGTGCCGGTGAAATCCTCGGTGACCGAGGCCGTGACGGTCAGGTCGCCGTCGGCCAGGTCTTCGATTTCATCCAGCAACCGCATGATCGCGTTCTGGTTGCGCTCGTTCTTTTGTGCGGTTTCGTGCAACTGGCGGTTGGTTTCGCGAACCATCACCAGGCCGATCAGGATGATCGACATCAGCGCCAGCAAACCCAGCACATAGCCGCCGATGGTGTTGATGGAACGCCCACTGGCAAGGTTTTCGAAGGCCGTGGCCAGGTGCGAAGCCTCGTCAAGCAGGGTCTGCGACAGGTTGAAGATGTTGCCGGCCGATTCGCGAACCTTGAACAGCTCCGGGGAGGTCTCGAGGATTTCGTCCACCGAACCGGAGACGAACTCGAAGAGTTCGCTGATTTCACTCAGGCGTGCCCGGGCATCGCGGTCCTGGACCTGGGATATCTTCAAGGCCGGGTCACCTTGCAACATGCCATTGAGCACCTGGCCAAAACGCGCGGCGTCGCGACCGAAGGTGTCGGCGGCCTGGCTGGCATTTTCGTCCCCCGCCAGCACGGTATTCACCGCGCCGAGAATCCGTTCGGCCAGCAGCGACTGGCGCTGGGCCATGGCCACCTGGGTGGCCGGCGCGCCGCGTTGCAGCAGGATCTCGACGACTTTTTCGTATTCGACCTGCAGCTGCGGCACGGTTTCGGCCAGGGTCGCCGCCACCTGGTGCAGCGACAGCACGGTCTGTTCGCTGGAGAGGATGGCATCGGTGTTCTTGAGCAGGCGTTCCCAATCCAGCTGCACGGCGCGCATCTGCGGGCGCAGGGTGGCGGGCGCAGGGGGCAGGCCGGTCACCGGGTCGCCCTGTTTCAAGGAACCCCAGCGCTGGGCGAAGTCATTGCGCGCATCGCTGAGCAGCTTGAACGCCGCAGGCTTGCCGGCGGCGGCCTCGGTGGCGTTCTTGGCGATGCGCTGGGACAGCACCCGCAGCTCACCGGCATGGCCGATGTACTGTTTGTCATAGGTCGATTGGGTGTTGAGGTACGCAAAGTTGGCGAACAGCAGCATGATGAAGACGATCAGCGCGACGAACAGCACGATGATCTGCGAACGACTGCGCGACGCTTCCAGTGGCTTGCCTGTTTTTGCTTTGATCATCGGTTCTCGCCTGTGCTGCCCAATCTATCCACAATCCCAAGCCCGACTGGATTCCCCGTAGGAGCTGCCGAAGGCTGCGATCTTTTGATCCTAGGGCGTATGCCAAAGCAAGCTGTCTGTTGGAAAGATCAAAAGATCGCAGCCTTCGCCAGCTCCTACCCTGAGTTGCGCTGTCGCCTAAATCGCCACATCCATGAACCCTGGCGAGCGCGCCAGGGCAAACGGGCTGAACACTTGCCACTCGCGCTCGCCGCCAAACCGGCCCTTGACGAAGGCCGCTTCCGGGCCGTCGAGGTCGTCCGTCAGCGTCGGTTCCAGGCGGTCCTGGGCAAAATGCTGCAGCCCAAGGACCTCGTCCACCAGCAACCCGGCGAATACCTCGTCGTGATCCACCACCAACACCCGTCGCTGCTTGCGCACGGTCGACAGCTCGTGACCAAAGAACCCGCACAAGTCCATCAACGGCAACAAGCGCCCGCGCAGGTTAGCCACTCCACGCACCCACGGCTTGACCCCGGGCAAATGCGTGTGACGTGGTTCGTGCAGCACTTCGCTGACTTCGCCCATCGGCGCCACGTACCAGTGCTCGCCCAGACGAAAGCCGATGCCGCTCCAGCCGGCGCGGTGGGTCGGCTGAGAGGGCAGGTCCGCCCCCAGCAACCGGCAGCGCCGGTCGATCTGCAGCAGCAGTTCGAATGCGGTCAGGGATTGGCTCATGGCCGCGCCGTCAGCCCGCCAGCACTTTGTTCAGGGTTGCGATCAGGGTTTCTTCGTCCACCGGTTTGGTCAGGTAGTCCTTCGCCCCTTGGCGCGTGCCCCAGACCTTGTCGGTGTCCTGGTCCTTGGTGGTAATGATGATCACGGGGATGTGGCCGGTGTCCGGGTCCTTGGTCAGCTGGCGCGTGGCCTGGAAACCGTTGAGGCCGGGCATGACGATGTCCATCAGCACCGCATCGGGTTTTTCCTGGCGGGCCAGGGCCACGCCATCGGCGCCATTCTCGGCCTTCAGGACCTGATGGCCGTGCTTTTCCAGCATGCCGGTCAGTTTGTACATTTCAGTCGGCGAATCATCGACGATCAGAATTCGTGCCATGGTGTTCCCCATTTTTTGTTGACCCCGGGCCCGGTGGCCGAGTGTCATTAATGTGCCTGGTGCGGCTGGACAGCGGCAAAGCCCGGGACATGGGCCTGTATCGCACCCAGCAGTTCTTCCTTGCTGAACGGCTTGGTCAAAAACTGATCGGAACCGACGATGCGCCCCTTGGCCTTGTCGAACAACCCGTCGCGGGACGACAGCATGATCACTGGCGTGGCCTTGAACGCACTGTTGTTCTTGATCAGGGCACAGGTCTGGTAGCCATCGAGGCGCGGCATCATGATGTCGACAAAAATGATGCCCGGATGATGGTCGGCGATCTTGGCCAGGGCATCGAAGCCATCGACGGCCGTGATCACCTCGCAGCCCACGTTGCGCAGCAAGGTTTCGGCGGTGCGGCGGATGGTCTTCGAGTCGTCGATGACCATGACCTTCAAGGCGCTGGGTTGCTGCTGCGTGAGATGCTCTGCCATTGCCACTGCGAACCGGTTTTTAACGCGTAAGTGTGATCGACAGCGCAAACCCTTGATGTTCAAGGCCCGCACGTCACATGCCAGCCTTTTTAGCACAGTCTCCATCGCCGATCTATCGGCCGCTTGGCACGGTGGTTTTTCCTTGACCGCCAATCTTCCGGGCGCCACTCTGACGCCACTTTTTCACGCCAATATGTGCCCATCAAATTTCGAGGAACCAAGCCATGAGCGTACGCGTCGGCATTGTCATGGACCCTATCGCCCGCATTTCCTATAAAAAGGATAGCTCGCTGGCCATGCTGCTGGCCGCTCAGAAGCGCGGCTGGGAGCTGTTCTACATGGAGCAGCGCGATCTCTACCAGGCCGAGGGCCAGGCTCGGGCGCGGATGAAGCCGCTGAAAGTCTTCGCCAACCCCGAAAAATGGTTTGAGCTGGGCACCGAGCGCGATGCGCTGCTCAGCGACCTGGACGTGATCCTGATGCGCAAGGATCCGCCGTTCGACATGGAGTTCGTGTACTCCACCTACCTCCTGGAGCAGGCTGAAAACGCCGGTGTGCTGGTGGTCAACAAGCCCCAGAGCCTGCGCGACTGCAACGAAAAGCTGTTCGCCACGCTGTTCCCGCAATGCACGCCGCCAACCATCGTCAGCCGTCGCCCGGACGTGTTACGCGAATTTGCCGACCATCACGGCGACGTGATCCTCAAGCCCCTGGACGGCATGGGCGGCTCCTCGATCTTCCGCCACACCGCTGGCCACCCTAACCTCTCGGTGATCCTGGAAACCCTGACCTTGCACGGCAAGCAGCAGATCATGATCCAGGGTTACCTGCCGGCCATCGTCGATGGCGACAAGCGCATCCTGATGATCGACGGCGAACCGGTGGATTATTGCCTGGCGCGCATCCCGGCAGCTGGCGAAACCCGCGGCAACCTGGCGGCCGGCGGGCGTGGCGAGGCGCGCCCGTTGACCGACAAGGACCGCTGGATCGCCGCCCAGGTCGGCCCGACCCTGCGCGAAAAAGGCCTGCTGTTCGTAGGCCTGGACGTGATCGGCGAGCACCTGACGGAAATCAACGTCACCAGCCCGACCTGCATCCGCGAGATCGACAATGCCTTTGGCACCGACATCGGCGGCATGCTGATGGATGCCATCGATCAGAAGCTCAAGGCTCGTTGATCCAGATCTGCTGAAGGAAACCCACATTGCGTTATCATGCCCGGCCTGAAAAAAACGCGATGTTGGTTTCCTTGTCATGACACTCCCGTCCGATCTGCCCCAAGAGCTCGCCCATCGTAGCGTGCGCCCGGCTGATCGCCTCGGTTTTACCCTGTTCCTGGCGGCGTTGATCCACCTGGCCCTGCTGCTGGGCGTCGGTTTTGCCACGGTCGAGCCCAAGCAGATCAGCCAGACCCTGGAAATCACCCTGGCCACCTTCAAGAGCGAGACCAAGCCCAAGAAGGCTGATTTTCTCGCCCAGGAAAACCAGCAAGGCAGCGGCACCCTGGAAAAAAAGGCGACCCCCAAGACCACCGAGATCGCGCCGTTCCAGGACACCAAGGTGCAGAAAGTCACCCCGCCGCCAGCTGCAAAGCCCGAAGTGAAGGAGACGGCGCCCAAGGCAGCCGTGACCACCGTGGCGCCGAAGCCGAAAAAGGCCCCGGTCAAGGAAGAGGTCAAGCCTGATCCCAAGCCCAAGGCCCCCGAACCCACCTTCGACAGCTCACAGTTGTCCAGCGACATCGCCAGCCTGGAAGCCGAACTGGCCCAGGAGCAACAGCTCTACGCCAAGCGCCCGCGCATCCACCGCCTGAGCGCCGCCTCGACCATGCGCGACAAGGGCGCCTGGTACAAGGACGAGTGGCGCAAGAAGGTCGAGCGCATCGGCAACCTCAACTACCCCGACGAAGCGCGGCGCAAGCAGATCTACGGCAACCTGCGGCTAATGGTCTCGATCAACCGTGACGGCTCGCTGTATGAAGTGCTGGTGCTCGAATCCTCCGGCCAGCCGCTTTTGGACCAGGCCGCCCAGAGGATCGTGCGCCTGGCCGCGCCGTTTGCACCGTTTACCGGGGACCTGTCGGACATCGACCGCCTGGAGATCATCCGCACCTGGAAGTTCGCCCGTGGCGACCGGCTCTCCAGTAACTGACTCAGGCCTGAGCCCGCCACAGATCCCTTGTGGGAGCGGGCCGTGTGGGAGCAAGGCTTGCTCGCGATGAAAGCGCCGCGGCCTCTTGAGAACCGCAGCGCCTGGATCGCGAGCAAGCCTTGCTCCCACAAAGCCCTCTCCCACATTTGGTCGGAGTCGCCAACCAGATCGAGACATTTCCTGCACATCCCCAGCTTGTCAGTTCGGCCCTGCCCCGCCACACTAGCGCCTATGAAAAACGTCAGCCCCACCTACCTCAAGCATCACTTCCTGATTGCCATGCCGCACATGGCCGATCCGAATTTTGCCCACACCTTGACCTACATCGTCGAGCACACGGCCAATGGGGCCATGGGGCTGGTAATCAATCGCCCGCAGGAGCTGAACCTGGCGGACATCCTGGAGCAGTTGCGCCCCGAAGTGGAACCGCCACTCTTGTGCCAGCACGTACCGATTTTCATCGGTGGCCCGGTGCAGACCGACCGCGGCTTCGTGCTCCATCCGTCGGGCCCCAAATACCAGGCCACCGTGGATCTGGACGGGATATCACTGTCCACCTCCCAGGACGTGCTGTTCGCCATCGCCGACGGCGTCGGCCCGCAAAAGAGCCTGATCGCCCTCGGCTATGCCGGTTGGGAACCCGGGCAACTGGAAGCCGAACTGGCCGACAACGCCTGGCTGACCTGCCCGTTCGATGCCGACATCCTGTTCAACACCAGCAGCGAACTGCGCCTGGAAGCGGCGGCCAGCCGGCTAGGGGTCAACCTCAGCCTGCTCACCAGCCAGGCAGGACACGCCTGATGGCCCTGCGCTTGCTGCTGGGTTTCGATTACGGCACCAAACAGATCGGCGTAGCGGTCGGCCAGGTCATTACCGGCCAGGCCCGCGAGTTGTGCACCTTGAAGGCGCAAAATGGTGTTCCGGACTGGAACCAGGTCGAAGCGCTGATCAAGGAGTGGAAACCCGATGCCGTGGTGGTCGGCCTGCCGCTGAACATGGACGGCACGCCCAGCGACATGTGCCTGCGCGCCGAGAAATTCGCCCGCCGGCTCAATGGCCGCTACAACCTGCCCTTCTATACCCATGACGAGCGCCTGACCACGTTCGAGGCCAAGGGTGAGCGCCTGGTGCGCGGCGGGCAGAAAGGCAGTTACCGCGACAACCCGGTGGACGCCATCGCCGCCGCCCTGCTGCTGCAAGGCTGGCTCGACGCCAACGCCGCCCTGTTCGAAACCTGATTTTTTGAAAGCGCCGCCAAGGCGCTTTCTCTTAGCGATAGACCGCGCCACTCACCACCGGCCCGGGAACCTGAAGGAGCCAGCATGAGCCTGCCCAATCCTGCCGAACTGATCAGCCAGATGGCGATTCGTCTCAAGGCACACCTGGAACACCGCGGCATCAGCGACCCGCGCTACATCGGTATTCGCACCGGTGGCGTCTGGGTCGCCCAGGCCTTGCTCGAAGCACTGGGCAGCCAATCGCCACTGGGCACCCTGGACGTGTCCTTCTACCGCGACGACTTCAGCCAGAACGGCCTGCACCCGCAAGTGCGCCCCTCGGCCCTGCCGTTCGAGATCGAAGGCCAGCACCTGGTGCTGATCGACGACGTGCTGATGAGCGGTCGGACCATCCGCGCCGCCCTCAATGAACTGTTCGACTACGGCCGCCCGGCCAGCGTGACGCTGGTGTGCCTGCTGGACCTGGACGCCGCCGAGCTGCCGATCCGGCCGAACGTGGTCGGTGCGACGCTGACGCTGGCCGCCCATGAGCGGGTCAAGCTCTCCGGCCCGTCGCCGCTGCAACTCGAACTGCAAGACCTTGCCCTTTAACTGCCCTTGTAAGAGTCCATCGCGATGACGCCTCTCGAAACCAAGCGCCCGCTGCAGCTCAACGACCAGGGCCAGCTGCAGCACTTCCTGTCCCTCGACGGCCTGCGCCGCGAGCTGCTGACGGAAATCCTCGACACTGCCGACTCGTTCCTGGAAGTCGGTGCCCGGGCGGTGAAGAAAGTCCCATTGCTGCGCGGCAAGACCGTGTGCAACGTGTTCTTCGAAAACTCCACCCGCACCCGCACCACCTTCGAACTGGCGGCCCAGCGGCTGTCGGCGGACGTGATCACCCTCAACGTGTCCACGTCCTCGGCGAGCAAGGGTGAAACCCTGCTCGACACCCTGCGCAACCTCGAAGCCATGGCCGCCGACATGTTCGTCGTGCGCCACGGCGACTCCGGTGCAGCGCACTTCATTGCCGAACACGTCTGCCCGCAAGTGGCGATCATCAACGGCGGCGACGGCCGTCACGCCCACCCGACCCAGGGCATGCTGGACATGCTGACCATCCGTCGGCACAAGGGCGGCTTCGAGAACCTGTCGGTGGCCATCGTCGGCGACATCCTGCACTCGCGGGTGGCCCGCTCGAACATGCTGGCCCTCAAGACCCTCGGCTGCCCGGACATCCGTGTGATCGCGCCCAAGACCCTGCTGCCCATCGGCGTCGAGCAATACGGCGTGAAGGTCTACACCGACATGACCGAAGGCCTCAAGGATGTGGACGTGGTGATCATGCTGCGCCTGCAACGCGAGCGCATGACCGGCGGCCTGCTGCCCAGCGAAGGTGAGTTCTACCGCCTGTTCGGCCTGACCACCGCCCGCCTGGCCGGGGCCAAGCCGGACGCTATCGTCATGCACCCGGGGCCGATCAACCGCGGCGTGGAGATCGAGTCGGCGGTGGCCGACGGGCCGCACTCGGTGATTCTCAACCAGGTGACCTACGGCATCGCCATCCGCATGGCCGTGCTGTCCATGGCCATGAGCGGGCAAACGGCCCAGCGCCAATTCGACCAGGAGAACGCCCAGTGAAGCTCAGCATTCTCGGCGCACGCGTGATCGATCCAGCCAGTGGCCTGGATCAAGTGACTGATATTCATATCGATGCCTGCAAGATCGTCGCCCTTGGCGCAGCGCCGGCCGGTTTCGTCGCGGTCGAGACCCTCGACGCCCAAGGCCTGGTGGCCGCTCCCGGCCTGGTGGACCTGAACGTCGCCCTGCGCGAGCCGGGCTACAGCCGCAAAGGCAGTATCGTCAGCGAGACCCGGGCCGCCGCTGCCGGTGGCGTGACCAGCCTGTGCTGCCCGCCGCAGACCAAACC encodes:
- the pyrR gene encoding bifunctional pyr operon transcriptional regulator/uracil phosphoribosyltransferase PyrR, whose protein sequence is MSLPNPAELISQMAIRLKAHLEHRGISDPRYIGIRTGGVWVAQALLEALGSQSPLGTLDVSFYRDDFSQNGLHPQVRPSALPFEIEGQHLVLIDDVLMSGRTIRAALNELFDYGRPASVTLVCLLDLDAAELPIRPNVVGATLTLAAHERVKLSGPSPLQLELQDLAL
- the ruvX gene encoding Holliday junction resolvase RuvX, encoding MALRLLLGFDYGTKQIGVAVGQVITGQARELCTLKAQNGVPDWNQVEALIKEWKPDAVVVGLPLNMDGTPSDMCLRAEKFARRLNGRYNLPFYTHDERLTTFEAKGERLVRGGQKGSYRDNPVDAIAAALLLQGWLDANAALFET
- the gshB gene encoding glutathione synthase, which codes for MSVRVGIVMDPIARISYKKDSSLAMLLAAQKRGWELFYMEQRDLYQAEGQARARMKPLKVFANPEKWFELGTERDALLSDLDVILMRKDPPFDMEFVYSTYLLEQAENAGVLVVNKPQSLRDCNEKLFATLFPQCTPPTIVSRRPDVLREFADHHGDVILKPLDGMGGSSIFRHTAGHPNLSVILETLTLHGKQQIMIQGYLPAIVDGDKRILMIDGEPVDYCLARIPAAGETRGNLAAGGRGEARPLTDKDRWIAAQVGPTLREKGLLFVGLDVIGEHLTEINVTSPTCIREIDNAFGTDIGGMLMDAIDQKLKAR
- a CDS encoding energy transducer TonB, with the protein product MTLPSDLPQELAHRSVRPADRLGFTLFLAALIHLALLLGVGFATVEPKQISQTLEITLATFKSETKPKKADFLAQENQQGSGTLEKKATPKTTEIAPFQDTKVQKVTPPPAAKPEVKETAPKAAVTTVAPKPKKAPVKEEVKPDPKPKAPEPTFDSSQLSSDIASLEAELAQEQQLYAKRPRIHRLSAASTMRDKGAWYKDEWRKKVERIGNLNYPDEARRKQIYGNLRLMVSINRDGSLYEVLVLESSGQPLLDQAAQRIVRLAAPFAPFTGDLSDIDRLEIIRTWKFARGDRLSSN
- a CDS encoding chemotaxis protein CheW, with the translated sequence MSQSLTAFELLLQIDRRCRLLGADLPSQPTHRAGWSGIGFRLGEHWYVAPMGEVSEVLHEPRHTHLPGVKPWVRGVANLRGRLLPLMDLCGFFGHELSTVRKQRRVLVVDHDEVFAGLLVDEVLGLQHFAQDRLEPTLTDDLDGPEAAFVKGRFGGEREWQVFSPFALARSPGFMDVAI
- a CDS encoding methyl-accepting chemotaxis protein, producing the protein MIKAKTGKPLEASRSRSQIIVLFVALIVFIMLLFANFAYLNTQSTYDKQYIGHAGELRVLSQRIAKNATEAAAGKPAAFKLLSDARNDFAQRWGSLKQGDPVTGLPPAPATLRPQMRAVQLDWERLLKNTDAILSSEQTVLSLHQVAATLAETVPQLQVEYEKVVEILLQRGAPATQVAMAQRQSLLAERILGAVNTVLAGDENASQAADTFGRDAARFGQVLNGMLQGDPALKISQVQDRDARARLSEISELFEFVSGSVDEILETSPELFKVRESAGNIFNLSQTLLDEASHLATAFENLASGRSINTIGGYVLGLLALMSIILIGLVMVRETNRQLHETAQKNERNQNAIMRLLDEIEDLADGDLTVTASVTEDFTGTIADSINYSVDQLRDLVATINLTAGQVAAAVQETQATAMHLAQASEHQAQQISEASTSINEMAQSIDQVSANAAESSAVAERSVEIANKGNEVVHNTIHGMDNIREQIQDTAKRIKRLGESSQEIGDIVSLIDDIADQTNILALNAAIQASMAGDAGRGFAVVADEVQRLAERSSAATRQIETLVRAIQADTNEAVISMEQTTTEVVRGARLAQDAGVALEEIEGVSKTLAALIQSISNAAQQQTTSAGQISLTMNVIQQITSQTSSGSTATAESIGNLAKMASQLRRSVSGFTLPTAAAGDEEKG
- a CDS encoding aspartate carbamoyltransferase catalytic subunit, which codes for MTPLETKRPLQLNDQGQLQHFLSLDGLRRELLTEILDTADSFLEVGARAVKKVPLLRGKTVCNVFFENSTRTRTTFELAAQRLSADVITLNVSTSSASKGETLLDTLRNLEAMAADMFVVRHGDSGAAHFIAEHVCPQVAIINGGDGRHAHPTQGMLDMLTIRRHKGGFENLSVAIVGDILHSRVARSNMLALKTLGCPDIRVIAPKTLLPIGVEQYGVKVYTDMTEGLKDVDVVIMLRLQRERMTGGLLPSEGEFYRLFGLTTARLAGAKPDAIVMHPGPINRGVEIESAVADGPHSVILNQVTYGIAIRMAVLSMAMSGQTAQRQFDQENAQ
- a CDS encoding YqgE/AlgH family protein — translated: MKNVSPTYLKHHFLIAMPHMADPNFAHTLTYIVEHTANGAMGLVINRPQELNLADILEQLRPEVEPPLLCQHVPIFIGGPVQTDRGFVLHPSGPKYQATVDLDGISLSTSQDVLFAIADGVGPQKSLIALGYAGWEPGQLEAELADNAWLTCPFDADILFNTSSELRLEAAASRLGVNLSLLTSQAGHA
- the pilH gene encoding twitching motility response regulator PilH — protein: MARILIVDDSPTEMYKLTGMLEKHGHQVLKAENGADGVALARQEKPDAVLMDIVMPGLNGFQATRQLTKDPDTGHIPVIIITTKDQDTDKVWGTRQGAKDYLTKPVDEETLIATLNKVLAG
- a CDS encoding response regulator → MAEHLTQQQPSALKVMVIDDSKTIRRTAETLLRNVGCEVITAVDGFDALAKIADHHPGIIFVDIMMPRLDGYQTCALIKNNSAFKATPVIMLSSRDGLFDKAKGRIVGSDQFLTKPFSKEELLGAIQAHVPGFAAVQPHQAH